One genomic region from Drosophila subpulchrella strain 33 F10 #4 breed RU33 chromosome 2R, RU_Dsub_v1.1 Primary Assembly, whole genome shotgun sequence encodes:
- the LOC119549618 gene encoding 26S proteasome non-ATPase regulatory subunit 7: MPSAEVSVNKVIVHPLVLLSVVDHFNRMGKIGNQKRVVGVLLGCWRSKGVLDVSNSFAVPFDEDDKDKSVWFLDHDYLENMYGMFKKVNARERVVGWYHTGPKLHQNDIAINELVRRYCPNSVLVIIDAKPKDLGLPTEAYISVEEVHDDGSPTSKTFEHVPSEIGAEEAEEVGVEHLLRDIKDTTVGSLSQKITNQLMGLKGLNAQLRDIKQYLQRVGDSKMPINHQIVYQLQDIFNLLPDITNDQFTGTMYVKTNDQMLVVYLASMVRSIIALHNLINNKLANRDAEEGKSDSKEAKEKNKESKDKDNKETKDKEGKKTEEKADKGKDEGGKGSRK, translated from the exons ATGCCTTCGGCGGAGGTGAGCGTAAACAAAGTGATAGTGCATCCATTGGTGTTGCTGTCCGTGGTGGACCACTTCAATCGGATGGGAAAGATCGGCAACCAGAAGCGCGTGGTGGGTGTCCTTCTGGGCTGCTGGCGCTCCAAGGGAGTCCTCGATGTGTCCAACAGCTTTGCGG TGCCCTTCGACGAGGACGACAAGGACAAGTCGGTGTGGTTCCTGGACCACGACTACCTGGAGAACATGTACGGCATGTTCAAGAAGGTGAACGCCAGGGAACGGGTCGTGGGCTGGTATCACACGGGACCCAAGCTCCACCAGAACGACATCGCCATCAACGAGCTGGTCCGCCGCTATTGTCCCAACTCCGTGCTGGTCATCATCGATGCCAAGCCCAAGGATCTGGGTCTGCCCACGGAGGCGTACATATCCGTGGAGGAGGTCCACGACGATGGTTCCCCGACCAGCAAGACCTTCGAGCATGTGCCCAGCGAGATTGGCGCAGAGGAGGCGGAAGAGGTAGGCGTGGAGCATTTGTTGCGCGACATCAAGGACACCACCGTGGGCAGCCTCTCGCAGAAGATCACCAACCAGCTGATGGGCCTAAAGGGACTGAACGCCCAACTGCGCGACATCAAGCAGTATctgcagcgcgtcggcgacaGCAAGATGCCCATCAACCACCAGATTGTCTACCAGCTGCAAGACATCTTCAACCTGCTGCCCGACATCACCAACGACCAGTTCACGGGCACCATGTACGTGAAGACCAACGACCAGATGCTGGTCGTCTACCTGGCCTCCATGGTGCGCTCGATCATTGCCCTGCACAACCTGATCAACAACAAGCTGGCGAACCGCGACGCTGAGGAGGGCAAGAGCGACAGCAAGGAGGCCAAGGAGAAGAACAAGGAGAGCAAGGACAAAGACAACAAGGAGACCAAGGACAAGGAAGGCAAGAAGACGGAAGAGAAGGCCGACAAGGGCAAGGACGAAGGCGGCAAGGGTTCGCGCAAATAG